One Sphingomonas sp. LHG3406-1 genomic window carries:
- a CDS encoding HAD-IA family hydrolase has translation MIRCAIFDCDGTLVDSGGTIHRALGLAFTEHRLELPPRERAQRVIGLSLTEAMAALAPEQDSDTHQRMAQTYKDAFVTLRGRQEVEEPLYDGILPLLDDLESRGWTLAVATGKSDRGLRHCLTSHGIHARFVSLQTADRHPSKPHPSMTLTAMAECGAAPERSVVIGDTAWDMGMAKAAGAHAIGALWGYHDHAELSAAGADAIAEAPAVVLEIAEQLVRATA, from the coding sequence GTGATTCGCTGCGCCATCTTCGATTGCGACGGGACCCTCGTCGATTCCGGGGGCACCATCCATCGCGCTCTTGGCCTTGCCTTCACCGAGCATCGGCTCGAGCTTCCGCCGCGTGAGCGGGCGCAGCGGGTGATCGGCCTGTCGCTGACCGAAGCCATGGCGGCGCTCGCGCCGGAGCAGGACTCAGACACCCACCAGAGGATGGCGCAGACCTACAAGGATGCGTTCGTCACGCTTCGTGGCCGGCAGGAAGTCGAGGAACCGCTTTACGACGGCATCCTGCCGCTCCTCGACGACCTCGAATCCCGCGGATGGACCCTCGCGGTCGCCACCGGCAAGTCCGATCGTGGTCTCCGCCACTGCCTGACCTCGCATGGCATCCATGCGCGCTTCGTCTCGCTTCAGACCGCCGACCGCCACCCGTCCAAGCCGCACCCCTCGATGACGCTCACCGCCATGGCGGAATGCGGCGCGGCGCCCGAGCGATCGGTGGTGATCGGAGATACGGCCTGGGACATGGGCATGGCCAAAGCCGCCGGCGCCCACGCGATCGGCGCCCTGTGGGGCTATCACGATCATGCGGAGCTGTCGGCAGCGGGCGCGGACGCCATCGCCGAGGCTCCTGCCGTCGTTCTGGAGATTGCCGAGCAGCTGGTGAGGGCAACGGCATGA
- a CDS encoding ATP12 family chaperone protein: MKRFWKEVQLVDDDGGWRIELDGRPVRTPARALLLLPNRALADAAAAEWRAAGETVDPRAMPMTGLANSALDRVAPQRETFADGLARYASGDLFCYRAESPSALIDAQAAEWDPLLQWARRRYDVDFAVTGGVAPVDQPEATVERLTHAVRALGPFQLAGLSPMVTVGGSLVAALAVFEEAIGVYEAWSAVSLDERWQLDQWGSDAEAEKALDAREADFRAGARLLELLRS, from the coding sequence GTGAAGCGCTTCTGGAAGGAAGTGCAGCTGGTCGACGATGACGGTGGCTGGCGGATCGAGCTGGACGGCAGGCCCGTCCGGACTCCCGCCCGCGCCCTTCTGCTGCTTCCGAATCGGGCGTTGGCGGACGCCGCCGCGGCCGAGTGGCGCGCGGCGGGCGAGACGGTTGACCCTCGCGCCATGCCGATGACCGGCCTTGCCAATTCCGCGCTCGACCGGGTCGCGCCGCAGCGGGAGACGTTCGCCGACGGGCTCGCCCGCTACGCGTCCGGCGACCTCTTCTGCTATCGTGCGGAAAGCCCCTCGGCACTGATCGACGCCCAAGCGGCCGAGTGGGATCCGCTGCTGCAGTGGGCCCGGCGGCGGTATGACGTGGACTTCGCCGTCACCGGGGGGGTCGCCCCTGTCGACCAGCCCGAAGCGACAGTCGAGCGGCTGACCCATGCCGTTCGCGCCCTTGGCCCCTTCCAGCTGGCGGGCCTGTCGCCGATGGTTACGGTCGGGGGCTCGCTGGTGGCAGCTCTCGCGGTGTTTGAAGAGGCGATCGGCGTGTACGAGGCCTGGTCGGCCGTCAGCCTCGACGAGCGCTGGCAGCTCGATCAATGGGGCAGCGATGCCGAGGCGGAGAAGGCGCTCGACGCGCGCGAGGCCGACTTCCGCGCCGGCGCCCGCCTGCTGGAGCTGCTTCGCTCCTAG
- the gmk gene encoding guanylate kinase yields the protein MDHAQRTRRGLLIVLSSPSGAGKSTISRKLMQDDPTITMSISATTRPMRPGEVADVDYHFVDDDTFQKLIDTDELAEWAYVFGHRYGSPKEPIKEALKNGRDTLFDIDWQGTQQLEYAFRTDLVRIFILPPSMAVLEQRLVDRGTDKDEVIQFRMRRAAAEIGHWAEYDYVLINDDVDRCTEKVRAIVAAERLRRERQPYLLDFVRNLVEKPN from the coding sequence ATGGACCACGCTCAGCGCACCCGTCGCGGCCTCCTCATCGTGCTTTCTTCCCCCTCGGGCGCCGGCAAGTCGACCATCAGCCGCAAGCTGATGCAGGACGATCCGACCATCACCATGTCGATCAGCGCCACGACGCGCCCGATGCGACCGGGGGAAGTCGCCGACGTCGACTATCATTTCGTCGATGACGACACCTTCCAGAAGCTGATCGACACCGACGAACTGGCGGAATGGGCCTATGTCTTCGGGCACCGCTACGGCAGCCCGAAGGAGCCGATCAAGGAGGCGCTGAAGAACGGGCGCGACACCCTGTTCGACATCGACTGGCAGGGCACGCAGCAGCTCGAATATGCCTTCCGCACCGATCTCGTGCGGATCTTCATCCTGCCGCCGTCGATGGCGGTGCTGGAACAAAGGCTGGTCGATCGCGGCACCGACAAGGACGAGGTGATCCAGTTCCGCATGCGTCGTGCCGCGGCCGAGATCGGGCACTGGGCGGAATATGACTATGTGCTCATCAACGACGATGTGGACCGTTGCACCGAGAAGGTGCGGGCGATCGTCGCCGCCGAGCGCCTGCGCCGCGAGCGCCAGCCCTATCTCCTAGATTTCGTCCGCAATCTCGTCGAGAAGCCCAACTAG
- a CDS encoding phasin family protein, translated as MTDNVANETISEETVQAVEPAVVEAVKKVNARRVKTERKPRGRKAASISSKPRAEKPAPEQKDNAVNFDPANWMNLQSFAALPGADRFQNLFAEAGSKGQEAIEKSRKAAEEFAELTRANVEAVVEAGKIAATGAKSVGEDALQRTREGLEQNVAEFKSLAQAQSPSEFFQLQSEIAKQNFDRVVASFSQLTEATVKLAGEAIQPLSSRAAVNAEKINELTA; from the coding sequence ATGACCGACAACGTAGCGAATGAAACCATCTCCGAAGAGACCGTGCAGGCCGTCGAGCCCGCCGTGGTCGAAGCCGTGAAGAAGGTGAACGCGCGCCGGGTGAAGACCGAGCGCAAGCCGCGTGGCCGCAAGGCCGCGAGCATCAGCAGCAAGCCCCGCGCCGAGAAGCCCGCGCCCGAGCAGAAGGACAATGCCGTGAACTTCGATCCTGCCAACTGGATGAACCTCCAGTCGTTCGCCGCCCTTCCGGGTGCCGACCGTTTCCAGAACCTGTTCGCCGAAGCCGGCAGCAAGGGCCAGGAAGCCATCGAGAAGAGCCGCAAGGCCGCCGAGGAGTTCGCCGAGCTGACCCGCGCCAACGTCGAAGCGGTCGTCGAGGCTGGCAAGATCGCCGCCACCGGTGCGAAGAGCGTGGGCGAGGACGCCCTGCAGCGCACCCGTGAGGGTCTCGAGCAGAACGTCGCCGAGTTCAAGAGCCTGGCTCAGGCCCAGAGCCCGAGCGAGTTCTTCCAGCTGCAGAGCGAGATCGCCAAGCAGAACTTCGACCGCGTCGTCGCCAGCTTCAGCCAGCTCACCGAAGCGACGGTGAAGCTCGCCGGTGAGGCGATCCAGCCGCTGTCGAGCCGCGCCGCCGTCAATGCCGAAAAGATCAACGAGCTGACTGCCTGA
- the clpS gene encoding ATP-dependent Clp protease adapter ClpS, translating to MAGEDDVPGKGDGVEEIERGVVTRTRPRTRKPSNYKVLMLNDDYTPMEFVVLCLQRFFNMGIEDATRVMLQVHQQGVAVCGVFTYEVAETKVSQVIDFARENQHPLQCTLEKA from the coding sequence ATGGCTGGCGAAGATGACGTCCCCGGCAAGGGCGACGGCGTGGAGGAAATCGAGCGCGGGGTCGTCACCCGCACCCGTCCGCGCACCCGCAAGCCCAGCAACTACAAGGTGCTGATGCTCAACGACGACTACACGCCGATGGAGTTCGTCGTCCTGTGCCTGCAGCGCTTCTTCAACATGGGCATCGAGGATGCGACCCGGGTCATGCTCCAGGTCCATCAGCAGGGTGTCGCCGTCTGCGGGGTCTTCACCTACGAAGTCGCGGAAACCAAGGTCAGCCAGGTCATCGACTTCGCGCGTGAGAACCAGCACCCGCTTCAGTGCACGCTGGAGAAGGCGTAA
- the murA gene encoding UDP-N-acetylglucosamine 1-carboxyvinyltransferase — protein sequence MDSILIQGGKRLEGAIPISGAKNSALTLLPCAILTDDKLTLSNLPRLADVDSFGHLLNELGVSTKIEGLQKGEIGRRMTLRAKKLISTTAPYDMVRRMRASILVLGPLLARAGDATVSLPGGCAIGDRPIDLHLKALEALGAEIELAAGYVRATAPRGGRLPGGDFTFPVVSVGATENAVMAAVLARGRSNLYNAAREPEIVDLCRLLQKMGAQIQGAGSPHISIEGVEKLNGCSYAVMPDRIEAGSYACAAGITGGSLDLIGARPEDMLATTNALAQCGLIVEFHDNGIKVSADGPLKPLALSTAPFPGFATDMQAQFMAMLCRAKGESFLEETIFENRYMHVPELRRMGANIDVRGRSAIVHGVDHMTGAKVMATDLRASMSLIIAGLAAEGETEVLRVYHLDRGYERLEEKLSAVGATIERKGGG from the coding sequence ATGGACTCCATTCTCATTCAGGGCGGAAAGCGCCTCGAAGGCGCAATCCCTATTTCCGGCGCAAAGAACAGCGCGCTGACCTTGCTGCCCTGCGCCATCCTCACCGACGACAAGCTGACGCTGAGCAACCTGCCGCGGCTCGCCGACGTCGACAGCTTCGGGCATCTGCTCAACGAACTCGGTGTCTCAACCAAGATCGAGGGGCTCCAGAAGGGCGAGATCGGGCGGCGCATGACGTTGCGCGCGAAGAAGCTCATCTCGACCACTGCCCCCTACGACATGGTGCGGCGGATGCGCGCCTCGATCCTGGTGCTCGGGCCGCTGCTCGCCCGCGCCGGTGATGCCACCGTCTCGCTTCCGGGCGGATGCGCGATCGGCGACCGGCCGATCGACCTCCACCTCAAGGCACTGGAAGCACTAGGCGCGGAGATCGAGCTGGCAGCGGGCTACGTCCGCGCCACCGCCCCGCGCGGCGGACGGCTGCCGGGTGGCGACTTCACCTTCCCGGTCGTGTCGGTCGGCGCGACCGAGAATGCGGTCATGGCCGCCGTCCTCGCCCGCGGCCGGAGCAATCTCTACAATGCGGCGCGCGAGCCCGAGATCGTCGATCTCTGCCGCCTGCTCCAGAAGATGGGCGCGCAGATCCAGGGTGCCGGAAGCCCGCACATCTCCATTGAAGGCGTCGAGAAGCTCAACGGCTGCAGCTATGCGGTCATGCCCGACCGTATCGAGGCCGGCAGCTACGCCTGTGCGGCCGGGATCACCGGCGGCAGCCTCGACCTGATCGGGGCGCGGCCCGAGGACATGCTGGCCACGACCAACGCGCTGGCACAGTGCGGCCTGATCGTCGAGTTCCACGACAATGGCATCAAGGTCAGCGCGGACGGGCCGCTGAAGCCGCTGGCCCTGTCGACAGCGCCCTTCCCCGGCTTCGCTACCGACATGCAGGCGCAGTTCATGGCCATGCTGTGCCGCGCGAAGGGCGAGAGCTTCCTCGAGGAAACCATCTTCGAGAATCGCTACATGCACGTGCCTGAGCTTCGCCGCATGGGCGCCAACATCGACGTCCGCGGGCGGTCCGCCATCGTTCACGGCGTCGATCACATGACCGGTGCGAAGGTGATGGCGACCGACCTGCGCGCTTCGATGAGCCTGATCATCGCGGGCCTCGCCGCCGAGGGCGAGACCGAGGTGCTTCGCGTCTACCACCTCGATCGCGGCTATGAGCGGCTGGAAGAGAAGCTTTCCGCCGTCGGTGCCACGATCGAGCGCAAGGGCGGCGGTTAA
- a CDS encoding amidohydrolase family protein — protein MIIAILAAAFAQAAPAPLSVTVIHAGTLIDVPGQQPKRNASIVVRGRQILEVRDGFVDVPGARVVDLRTSTVMPGFIDSHVHVGGLDDPLRARVEAASRDLEDEAFTAFGNSRRLLMAGFTTVRDLNGNPRQLRALRDAIGRGDLVGPTILYAGRTVGITMGHGSGQPGLNRALTEDAMEPERASGRCDGVESCRRAVRYQIGMGADVIKIAASGGVLSDVAGGLGKQMTDDEMKAVVDTAASFGRRVAAHAHGVQAVNDALKAGVASIEHGTFTNEESFRLYRQTGAYYVPTLLAPMYALKSAERGALRPNQVAKAREAAGNAEKSFAEAVRRGVKIAFGTDSGVSPHGTNAEEFVLMTRNGMSAMDAIKAATVNAADLLGRSSTIGTIEAGKDADIVAVEGDPLADIGRLQQLGFVMKWGQVVKQGGQRQLTAAD, from the coding sequence ATGATCATCGCAATCTTGGCCGCCGCGTTCGCTCAGGCGGCACCTGCGCCGTTGTCCGTCACCGTCATCCACGCTGGCACGCTCATCGACGTCCCCGGCCAGCAGCCGAAGCGCAATGCCAGCATCGTCGTTCGTGGCCGGCAGATTCTTGAGGTTCGCGATGGCTTCGTCGACGTGCCCGGCGCCCGTGTGGTCGATCTTCGCACCAGCACCGTCATGCCCGGCTTCATCGACAGCCACGTTCACGTCGGCGGCCTCGACGATCCGCTGCGAGCCCGGGTCGAGGCCGCGAGCCGGGACCTCGAGGACGAGGCCTTCACCGCCTTCGGCAACAGCCGCAGGCTGCTGATGGCCGGCTTCACCACGGTCCGCGACCTCAACGGCAATCCGCGCCAGCTTCGCGCCTTGCGCGACGCGATCGGCCGCGGCGACCTGGTCGGGCCGACCATCCTGTATGCCGGTCGCACCGTCGGCATCACCATGGGCCATGGTAGCGGGCAGCCGGGGCTCAACCGGGCCCTTACCGAAGATGCCATGGAGCCTGAGCGCGCCAGCGGTCGCTGCGACGGCGTCGAAAGCTGCCGCCGGGCCGTTCGCTACCAGATCGGCATGGGCGCGGACGTCATCAAGATCGCGGCCTCCGGCGGTGTGCTCAGCGATGTCGCGGGCGGCCTTGGCAAGCAGATGACGGACGATGAGATGAAGGCGGTGGTCGATACCGCCGCCAGTTTCGGACGCAGGGTCGCGGCGCACGCCCATGGGGTGCAGGCCGTCAACGATGCGCTGAAGGCCGGGGTCGCCTCGATCGAGCATGGGACCTTCACCAACGAAGAGAGCTTCCGGCTTTATCGCCAGACCGGCGCTTACTATGTGCCCACCCTGCTCGCGCCCATGTACGCGCTGAAGAGTGCCGAGCGCGGTGCCCTTCGGCCCAACCAGGTCGCCAAGGCGCGCGAGGCCGCAGGCAATGCGGAGAAGAGCTTCGCCGAGGCGGTACGGCGCGGCGTGAAGATCGCCTTCGGAACGGACAGCGGTGTCTCGCCCCACGGCACGAATGCGGAAGAATTCGTGCTGATGACGAGAAACGGCATGAGCGCGATGGACGCAATCAAGGCCGCGACGGTCAATGCCGCCGACCTGCTCGGCCGCTCGTCAACGATCGGCACCATCGAAGCGGGCAAGGACGCCGACATCGTCGCGGTCGAAGGCGATCCGCTGGCCGACATCGGCCGGCTGCAGCAGCTCGGCTTCGTGATGAAGTGGGGCCAGGTGGTGAAGCAGGGCGGCCAGCGACAGCTGACCGCCGCCGATTAA
- a CDS encoding ribose-phosphate pyrophosphokinase — translation MSLSDPEEVRAHLLAAAAAGHPLTYSELLERLGYPFSRPRMRALCKTLAAVDDAAEANGEPELAVLVVRQSDGLPGQGWWTGSWEKHHHTGDWFGPEARRLIGRLQRQAFDYWQKQAPR, via the coding sequence GTGAGCCTGTCGGACCCGGAAGAGGTCCGCGCCCATTTGCTCGCCGCCGCCGCGGCCGGCCATCCGCTGACCTATTCCGAACTGCTCGAGCGTCTTGGCTATCCCTTCAGTCGACCCAGGATGCGCGCCCTCTGCAAGACCCTCGCTGCCGTCGATGACGCCGCCGAAGCGAACGGGGAGCCCGAGCTCGCCGTCCTGGTCGTCCGCCAGTCCGACGGTCTTCCCGGTCAGGGCTGGTGGACCGGCAGCTGGGAAAAGCATCACCACACCGGCGACTGGTTTGGCCCCGAAGCACGTCGGCTGATCGGCCGGCTGCAGCGGCAGGCCTTCGACTATTGGCAGAAACAAGCACCTCGCTAA
- a CDS encoding DUF4893 domain-containing protein, with amino-acid sequence MRTIMLIARAGLLLATVALGGCAAFEKPRTAAARPTVEALPPTKAEAWMRIANPEDVERLRGIAGAWQEGLAAARQGRFAAALREEGDLLRPEAALARPAPTPGSYNCRMVRLGQTGARAPAFVRFKPFFCYVEVEEDLLTIVKQTGSERPAGRLWDDDVSTRLIFLGSLALGNEDQPKAYGEDPKRDMAGVLERIGPMRWRLIIPHGQSGAKLDVFELTPVAQQPSR; translated from the coding sequence GTGAGGACGATCATGCTTATTGCCCGTGCAGGACTGTTGCTCGCCACCGTGGCGCTGGGCGGCTGTGCTGCTTTCGAAAAGCCGCGCACGGCTGCGGCCCGGCCAACGGTCGAAGCGCTCCCGCCAACCAAGGCCGAGGCATGGATGCGCATCGCCAATCCCGAGGACGTCGAGCGCCTGCGCGGCATCGCCGGTGCCTGGCAGGAAGGCCTCGCCGCCGCGCGCCAGGGCCGGTTCGCCGCCGCCTTGCGTGAGGAAGGCGATCTCCTCCGTCCCGAGGCGGCCCTCGCCCGGCCGGCGCCGACTCCCGGAAGCTACAATTGCCGCATGGTCCGGCTCGGCCAGACTGGCGCCCGCGCCCCGGCCTTCGTCCGCTTCAAGCCATTCTTCTGCTACGTGGAAGTCGAGGAGGACCTTCTCACCATCGTCAAGCAGACCGGCTCCGAACGACCGGCCGGACGTCTGTGGGACGACGATGTCTCGACGCGCCTCATCTTTCTCGGCAGCCTCGCGCTCGGCAACGAGGACCAGCCCAAGGCTTATGGCGAGGATCCGAAGCGCGACATGGCCGGAGTGCTGGAGCGAATCGGTCCGATGCGCTGGCGCCTGATCATCCCGCATGGGCAGTCCGGGGCGAAGCTCGACGTGTTCGAGCTGACTCCGGTGGCGCAGCAGCCGAGCCGGTGA
- the rarD gene encoding EamA family transporter RarD, with protein MEAPRQSSPDRARVGFALGIGAYGMWGLLPIYFKLLVGVPAVAIVAHRIVWSLLVLGILLSVTRAWGEVKAALRHPGTVRLLLASSLLIGANWLIYVYAVNSGHILAGSLGYYLNPLANILLGRFVLGEPLTRQQWVAVAIAGVGVSILAAGALSHLWISLALCASFALYGLLRKVAHVDASAGLGIETALLFVPALAWLAWASGGTMPVWGLDRTDTVLLVLSGVASTIPLLLFTGAARRLPYSTLGILQFIAPTLQFLVAVFLYGEAFTTAHAAAFACIWTAALLYLSSALKGSAAKAEPIPD; from the coding sequence ATGGAAGCCCCTCGTCAGTCCAGCCCCGACCGCGCCCGCGTCGGCTTCGCGCTCGGCATCGGTGCGTACGGCATGTGGGGCCTGCTGCCGATCTACTTCAAGCTGCTGGTCGGCGTGCCGGCGGTGGCCATTGTCGCGCACCGGATCGTCTGGTCGCTGCTGGTGCTCGGGATCCTGCTCAGCGTGACGCGGGCCTGGGGCGAGGTGAAGGCGGCGCTTCGCCATCCGGGCACCGTCCGGCTCCTGCTCGCGTCGAGCCTGCTGATCGGCGCCAACTGGCTGATCTACGTCTATGCGGTGAACAGCGGGCACATCCTTGCCGGAAGCCTCGGCTATTATCTCAACCCCCTCGCCAACATCTTGCTCGGCCGCTTCGTACTGGGCGAGCCGCTGACCCGGCAGCAGTGGGTGGCGGTGGCGATCGCCGGCGTTGGCGTGTCGATCCTGGCGGCGGGCGCGCTGTCGCACCTGTGGATCAGCCTCGCCCTGTGCGCCAGCTTCGCCTTGTACGGGCTGCTTCGGAAGGTCGCCCATGTCGATGCCAGCGCGGGGCTGGGCATCGAGACGGCCTTGCTGTTCGTGCCCGCCCTGGCCTGGCTCGCCTGGGCGAGCGGCGGGACCATGCCGGTCTGGGGCCTCGACCGGACCGACACGGTCCTGCTGGTGCTGAGCGGCGTTGCCTCGACCATTCCCCTTCTGCTGTTCACCGGCGCGGCGCGGCGGCTTCCCTATTCCACGCTCGGAATCCTCCAGTTCATCGCCCCGACGCTGCAGTTCCTGGTCGCGGTATTCCTCTATGGCGAGGCCTTCACCACCGCCCATGCCGCCGCCTTCGCGTGCATCTGGACGGCGGCGCTGTTATACCTATCTAGTGCACTGAAGGGGTCCGCGGCCAAGGCCGAACCGATCCCCGACTGA
- a CDS encoding class I poly(R)-hydroxyalkanoic acid synthase, with the protein MTSESTTTTPPFPSLEDWQHWTLVMGRAQQMLLETWSDSWKAGDPAPGLKLPHAPDPMAMLTAGAEAWGKGLESWGRMLGGMAEAAEKKDKRFAAPEWHDHPLFDTIRQSYLAISDQLMKSVDDADHLDAEARQRLKFLTKGFVDAMSPSNFALTNPEVLKATLESRGDNLLTGLRHMLDDMKAGQLSQVPKGAYEVGRNLATTPGKVIHETPLYQLIHYAPTTRTVLETPLVIFPPWINRFYILDLTPEKSFVRWCVENGISLFMVSWKSADESLRDVTLDDYVLRGQVDAIDTVRDLLGVESVHTIGYCVAGTTLAATLALMQARGEADKVASATFFTAQVDFSEAGDLKLFIGQETMALLEQLSAETGIVDGRVMAATFNQLRGRDLVWNYVVNNYLLGKEPPPFDLLHWNGDVTNLPAGWHRDYLETLYKANRLVECGGIKVDGTPIDLGQIQTPLYIQAGREDHIAPPQSVWKIMDHVPGPKRFVLAGSGHVAGVVNPPSAGRYQHWVNEGEPRSLDEFIEGATEVKGSWWPDWLAWLKALAPKQVAATGDRIPGKGKRKAIEDAPGRYVRTR; encoded by the coding sequence GTGACCAGCGAATCGACCACGACCACTCCGCCTTTTCCAAGCCTCGAGGATTGGCAGCACTGGACCCTGGTCATGGGCCGCGCCCAGCAAATGCTCTTGGAGACCTGGTCCGACAGCTGGAAGGCTGGCGATCCCGCGCCCGGGCTCAAGCTCCCCCACGCGCCCGATCCGATGGCGATGCTGACCGCCGGGGCCGAAGCCTGGGGCAAGGGGCTGGAGTCTTGGGGCCGGATGCTCGGCGGAATGGCCGAGGCGGCGGAGAAGAAGGACAAGCGCTTCGCCGCGCCGGAGTGGCACGATCATCCGCTGTTCGACACAATCCGCCAATCCTATCTCGCCATCTCCGACCAGCTGATGAAGTCGGTCGACGATGCCGATCACCTCGACGCCGAGGCCCGGCAGCGCCTGAAGTTCCTGACCAAGGGCTTCGTCGATGCGATGAGCCCGTCCAACTTCGCGCTGACCAATCCCGAAGTGCTGAAAGCGACGCTGGAAAGCCGGGGCGACAATCTCCTCACCGGCCTTCGCCATATGCTCGACGATATGAAGGCCGGTCAGCTCAGCCAGGTGCCCAAGGGCGCCTATGAGGTCGGCCGCAATCTCGCCACCACGCCTGGCAAGGTCATCCACGAAACGCCCCTGTACCAGCTGATCCACTACGCCCCGACCACCAGGACGGTGCTCGAAACGCCGCTGGTCATCTTCCCGCCGTGGATCAATCGCTTTTACATTCTCGACCTGACGCCGGAGAAGAGCTTCGTCCGCTGGTGCGTCGAAAACGGCATCTCCCTGTTCATGGTCAGCTGGAAGTCGGCGGACGAAAGCCTCCGGGACGTCACCCTCGACGATTATGTGCTGCGCGGCCAGGTCGACGCGATCGACACCGTCCGCGACCTGCTCGGCGTCGAAAGCGTCCACACCATCGGTTATTGCGTCGCCGGCACCACGCTCGCCGCCACGCTGGCGCTGATGCAGGCGCGCGGGGAAGCGGACAAGGTCGCCTCGGCCACCTTCTTCACCGCGCAGGTCGATTTCTCCGAAGCCGGCGACCTCAAGCTGTTCATTGGGCAGGAGACGATGGCGCTGCTGGAGCAGCTGTCGGCCGAGACCGGCATCGTCGACGGCCGGGTCATGGCGGCGACCTTCAACCAGCTGCGCGGCCGCGACCTCGTCTGGAACTATGTCGTCAACAATTACCTGCTCGGGAAGGAGCCGCCGCCCTTCGACCTCCTCCACTGGAACGGCGACGTCACCAACCTGCCGGCCGGCTGGCACCGCGACTATCTGGAGACGCTCTACAAGGCGAACCGGCTGGTGGAATGCGGCGGGATCAAGGTCGATGGTACCCCCATCGACCTTGGTCAGATCCAGACCCCGCTCTACATCCAGGCTGGCCGCGAGGATCATATCGCCCCGCCGCAGAGCGTGTGGAAGATCATGGACCATGTGCCTGGGCCCAAGCGCTTCGTGCTCGCTGGCTCCGGCCACGTCGCCGGCGTCGTCAATCCGCCGAGCGCCGGCCGCTACCAGCATTGGGTCAATGAGGGCGAGCCGCGCAGCCTCGACGAGTTCATCGAGGGCGCGACCGAGGTGAAGGGCAGCTGGTGGCCCGACTGGCTCGCCTGGCTGAAGGCGCTGGCCCCGAAGCAAGTCGCGGCGACTGGCGACCGCATTCCCGGCAAGGGCAAGCGCAAGGCGATCGAGGATGCCCCCGGACGCTATGTGAGGACCCGCTAG
- a CDS encoding trimeric intracellular cation channel family protein, which translates to MTPALPVPALPLALQALDLFGIAVFAVSGALLAAEKRQTFVTFLFFAVVTGVGGGTLRDLLIGAPVFWVQTNGVLLICFGAALLVWLASRRWFAGRALLWFDALGLGAYATYGAAKALAYGIAPVPAFAMGVLTACAGGIIRDVLAGEPSILMRPELYVTAAALSAGLLVGLAVLGFGGWGAALAAAVAGFGLRGLALARGWSLPAYRG; encoded by the coding sequence ATGACGCCCGCGCTTCCCGTCCCTGCACTGCCGCTGGCGCTTCAGGCGCTCGACCTGTTCGGGATCGCGGTCTTCGCCGTGTCGGGCGCCCTTCTGGCGGCGGAGAAGAGGCAGACCTTCGTCACCTTCCTGTTCTTTGCGGTGGTGACCGGGGTCGGCGGCGGGACATTGCGCGACCTGCTGATCGGGGCGCCGGTCTTCTGGGTGCAGACCAACGGAGTGCTGCTGATCTGCTTCGGCGCGGCCTTGCTGGTGTGGCTGGCAAGCCGGCGCTGGTTCGCCGGGCGTGCGCTCCTGTGGTTCGACGCCCTCGGGCTTGGCGCTTACGCCACCTATGGCGCGGCCAAGGCGCTGGCCTATGGAATCGCGCCGGTTCCCGCCTTTGCCATGGGCGTCCTGACCGCCTGCGCGGGCGGAATCATCCGCGACGTGCTGGCGGGCGAGCCGTCGATCCTGATGCGGCCCGAGCTTTACGTCACCGCCGCGGCGCTGAGCGCCGGGCTGCTTGTCGGGCTGGCGGTGCTGGGTTTCGGCGGCTGGGGCGCGGCGCTGGCGGCCGCAGTCGCCGGGTTCGGTCTGAGGGGTCTCGCGCTTGCCCGCGGCTGGAGCCTTCCCGCCTATCGTGGGTGA